Proteins co-encoded in one Papaver somniferum cultivar HN1 chromosome 5, ASM357369v1, whole genome shotgun sequence genomic window:
- the LOC113281773 gene encoding membrane-anchored ubiquitin-fold protein 2-like isoform X2, producing MSEAQDQLEIRFRLNDGSDIGPKTFSTSTSVCTLKESILAQWPKGKENGPRTVKDVKLISAGKILVNSRTLEECKTPICGLTGEVTTMHVVVQPPPTQGEKRSSDQLQNRCVCVIL from the exons ATGTCAGAAGCACAGGATCAGTTAGAGATCAGGTTTCGATTGAACGACGGGTCAGACATTGGTCCTAAAACCTTCTCAACTTCTACTAGTGTTTGCACTTTGAAGGAAAGCATCCTTGCACAATGGCCTAAAG GGAAGGAGAACGGTCCGAGAACAGTGAAAGATGTGAAGTTAATAAGTGCTGGTAAGATATTGGTGAACAGTAGAACATTAGAAGAGTGCAAGACCCCAATATGCGGTCTAACAGGAGAAGTTACAACCATGCACGTTGTTGTCCAACCCCCACCCACTCAAGGAG AAAAGAGATCATCAGATCAACTGCAGAATAGATGTGTTTGTGTCATCTTGTAA
- the LOC113281773 gene encoding membrane-anchored ubiquitin-fold protein 1-like isoform X1, which translates to MSEAQDQLEIRFRLNDGSDIGPKTFSTSTSVCTLKESILAQWPKGKENGPRTVKDVKLISAGKILVNSRTLEECKTPICGLTGEVTTMHVVVQPPPTQGGKILILSNSILVLEQSMVNLFSVVSYLDLSDIYLFYNYILLLL; encoded by the exons ATGTCAGAAGCACAGGATCAGTTAGAGATCAGGTTTCGATTGAACGACGGGTCAGACATTGGTCCTAAAACCTTCTCAACTTCTACTAGTGTTTGCACTTTGAAGGAAAGCATCCTTGCACAATGGCCTAAAG GGAAGGAGAACGGTCCGAGAACAGTGAAAGATGTGAAGTTAATAAGTGCTGGTAAGATATTGGTGAACAGTAGAACATTAGAAGAGTGCAAGACCCCAATATGCGGTCTAACAGGAGAAGTTACAACCATGCACGTTGTTGTCCAACCCCCACCCACTCAAGGAGGTAAAATTTTGATCCTGAGCAATTCAATCTTAGTTCTTGAACAGTCGATGGTCAATTTATTCTCGGTAGTTTCATATTTAGATCTTTCtgacatttatttattttataattatatcCTCCTTTTGTTGTGA